agccatcaacaccgcatgccatgcatccaaccgagtttatcttcaccgcttcttgggaaagacaccctatgagcttctcattgggaggaagcccaacatctcctacttccgggtgtttggttgcaaatgctacatcttcaagaaaaggaagcacctaggcaagtttgaaagtagatgtgatgttggttttcttattggttattcatcaaactccaaagcatatcgagtattcaatagtgctacaagcaagattgaagaaacttgtgatgtggagtttgatgagactaatggctcccaaggggaagttttctcctgtgatgatgtaggtgatgaaccacttcgagaagtcatgaagaacatcactattgggcaagtcaagccaaaggaggaggtAGAAGAGCAACAAGCCTCATCCAATCAAGTTGAAgtcacttccaaggatgactcaaaggatgaagacaagtctacatcatcacatcaccatgatgagtcatccgatgaagaagatgatgcctcacctcctttccatgatgcccaagatgaacaagtggttgaagaacaacttccatttgatgacacgcacatcacaagtgaacaagcccaagcCCAAGATCAAGATGACGAATCACTAGAAGAATCAACGTCTCAAGCACAAGAGAGGCttacaagaacttcaagaaatcatcccattgacttggtcatgggtaacccctctagtggagtaagaactcgaagacgtcaatatgcctctttttatgaacattactcgtttgtttcttgcttggaacccacaaatatagatgaagctcttgaggacccggattgggtgatagcCATGTAAGAATAactcaacaacttcacccgcaatgaagtatgggttcttgaagaacgtcctcaagacaagaatatcattggtacaaagtgggtcttccgcaacaaacaagatgagcatggtgtagtgattcgcaacaaggcaagacttgtggcaaagggttttgcacaagttgaagggttggacTTCGGTGAAATAtttgcccccgttgcaagacttgaagccattcgtatccttttagcgtgcgcttcacatcataacatgaaactctttcaaatggatgtgaaaagtgcgttcttaaatggcttgattaatgagttggtgtttgttgaacaacctccccggtttgaggaccctagatatcataatcatgtttataggttgcacaaggcactctacgggctcaagcaagcgccaagggcttggtatgaacgccttcgtgacttccttatcaacaagggcttcaagatcgggagggtgaatacaactctattcacaaaaatcatcaatgaaaagctatttgtatgtcaaatttatgttgatgatatcatttttggttcaactaaccccactctttgcaaagaatttggagaaataatggctagggaatttgagatgtccatgatcggtgagctcaatttcttccttgggtttcaaatcaagcaattgaaggaagggactttcatccatcaagaaaagtatacaaaggatattctcaagaaattcaagatggatgattgcaagccgatcaagactccaatgccaactaatggacatcttgacttggatgagggaggtaaatcggttgaccaaactctctatcgttctatgattgggtcacttctttacctaaccgcatctaggcccgatatcatgtttagcgtatgcatgtgtgcccgttttcaagctaatcctaaggaatcacacattagtgcggttaagaggatccttagatatctcaagcatacgcctagcataggcttgtggtaccccaaagacGCTAGTTTCactctcttgggatactcggattcagactttgccggatgtcgtgttgatcgcaagagtacatcgggtgggtgccacttgctagggcattccttagtctcttggtcgtgaaagaaacaaaattccgtggccttgtcaaccgcggaggcggaatacATTGCCaccggggcttgttgtgctcgaatcctctacatgaagcaaagcctcttggactatggtgtagtattagataggatcccgctcctttgtgataacgagagtgccgttaaaattgctaataacccggttcaacactctcacaccaagcacatagatattcgccatcactttctaagagatcatgtggcaaggaatgatatactactttgtggtgttcgttccgaagatcaattggcggatatcttcaccaaacctctagatgagagcaccttttgtaggttgcgaagtgagcttaacgttctagatgcttctaacgtcatataaataccttgtcatatagatgcatttcatatgtacatgtgctaggggcttgtctaaccttgtcaagatagtgatgaacatgggtcttgcatgagccggtggtatttgtttcgctcatggcatgaagaatggttcatcatgaagaagcttgccaagggttcaaacttgacaagatagatttaaaattttgcaatgcatgtgcttgtcatatagaatgcatccatgtttgatctctcgctttgcattggcattgcatcacgttagtagcatcacaagggagcaaatcacacttcgagaaagatattcatgctaaatatgatatatcatctccacaagagtgataagatcaattttgcgctttcatgcctattgagtcacgttCTATCAAACTTAAAGTTtctatctctaagttcataggcaaagtggctcatacatttggtttttgtgtttaaacctcgtttggatcttaatttgcctatgttaatataaaagcttgcgagcacttagtatgagtgtttgaggggtgaggttgtctctcgaaaatggtccaaattgagtgcTTAAGGCtttggttttgaaaatttggatcagaagtagagtttgtagttcagcagaaattttccttaaccaccggttaaaccgatgcctgGTTTTTTCTctacatcggttcaaccggtgcctaaagtcttcgtggctcggtttctgcatcgcctctggaacaacctccgaccgttacaccgatggccaccggtgcttccgatgcatggcggattaaccgacgcttcagcatcggttcaaccggtgctactgcgtggagtaaaTGGCCCCTTGCAAagcctctggaccttactcctgccaATGCACTGACGAACGTCGGATGTTCCGGTGCCTCAGTGGCGGATCTTCCGGTGACCCTGTTGACCACGCTTTCATCTCAATCAGATCTGGTCAAAGTTACACCGGTGATTACACCGATGCTTTTTTTACTGAaccatcggaccttccggtgctTAGGGTTTGCGGGCCCGCTCGTTCTGTTTTCGCTTAACTCTTCcgtgggccccacacgtcagtttCACACGCTCTTTCTTCGTCCTCGCGAAACCGCCGCCCCTGCACCCGCGCCCgctacgccgctccgccgccgcttgcgcactccgcccctgcaccgccgcaccgccgccgcacgcgcaatagctcctcctcgcccgcgcctgcgccgcctgctCCACGCCCTCGCCGCGCATGTGCACCCGCGCTCCGACTgttcctcgccgcgccgccgctcatcACCGTCGCCAACGGACTCTCTATGCGAGTAGCCCCTTCTGCTCCACTCCTTTGGAGGTCCCACCGAGATTCGAGCCCTGATTTGAGTTCCTCGCACCTTTGGTTCGAGCGCGCTCAAGGTGTTCGAGAATTTGCTCCAAAGGGGTTTTCTTCGATTCTTGTCAAGTTCTCTTCTCTGATCCTCCAGGGTATGATCTTCACACCTCCTTGGCATGTGTCATGTTTCCTTTTTCATATCTTTTACACATGACCACTTATGACCTTTGCCTCTCACCCACACACATAGGCTCTTATCTTGATGAGATCACTATTAGTGTGTTCTTTCAGAGGTTATCCACTAGAATTATCGTCATAGGCTCTTTTTAAATCCATGTTTTGCTTCTATAAtagatggctggtgacaagaagggcaatGGCAAGATGattgtgcagaagaagaagaagcgcacccgtgaggaccgcgagcgagagcaggcaGAGGCAGTTGCCGATGCTGCAGACCGGCAGGGATCGCtcaggatcagggatcctcaggttcagggggagccacaacagcagttacgtcgctcaggacgtactcagacagctcaaaccacacctgagtcccgctcacgtccacggactcgaggtggtggcactcagaggggagcaggtcatgctcagcagcagcacaccgacagtcagactcagacaggaggtcaggacagtagtgaggagctgcccgagatTGAGTTGtttgatctcaggggtattccaggacctagggtcaagagactgagatatgtcaccccggagcagtggtttcccgagcagagagacgttggagttgatcgtcgcttttacactctgctccaggagtctttttaccacacctactgccagttggatatcaagattagtgagcacaagatgctccactgggtggctatgcgtgtagcagcaggtgggactccagtacttcctctttttgagagatatgttggattgcctgctctactcagtgagaggtccaggtacattcgagagtgggttcgagtcttctacgccactctatttattgaggaggatcggcagtttattgacttcatgttccaggagaggcactatcgtttgacccgagcacgactggctacctttcttggagttcagattgccgaggagccacacttcgtacactatcaggcttatggcagcacggtacctcctcgtcgtcctcatgagtctcacgtaccatctgacgaggagatcagtgttctcttcgagcagcccttcctgcctggcacaccgaggactccggacagaCTGACTCACGTGGCACACTCTATCCACCTAGCTCTGAGGAAGAGTCTGCTgttccggattggatacaacgaggggattacagctctgcagcagtggctcttactatatatcatgacaggtcgtgactttgatctagtcgacttctttatctgcgagctagaggacgtgattctggatgggatgacagttcaccgtcgccatccgtttgctcattggatctgctggattctggctcagctaagtcagaatgagcatatggatgagctggagcactcgaggacacacttcagtttttactcacctgctactcctcgagacggtcgtcgtggctcgagaggccagcgcagGGCACAGCAGATACTTGATGAGCGtgtcttggctgagggcagagttgcagatgatccgacagcagctGAGGAtgcttcactagcagcagcagatgcccagctcccacactacctgatcacaGACTCGGAGGACTcagaggatgacgaggatttcATTCCTACTGTTACCatccctcgaggagctcatgatgatgaggcaggatcctctggtgcagcccgcacccctgctcctccagttaccactgctcaggtcactcagcccgatgcacttgctgccattcttactcggctatcagaccagcaggacagatttgctgcagcttagctgagcatgcaagccgagcaggctcgccagcaggaggcccagacacttaTTCTTGAGGGCATTTGGCAGCaacaggaggccatgaggttacagctttagcagcagtcccagatccagcagcagatgttcactttcttctcgggatgcttcggtcagctgtatcgtcacactggactgcctgagcctcagctccctacaccccagcagctctagttcgaccccactgctcccgctcctcctgttggcggttttgtgcagacacccttgtcatccTTCCCGCTGTCACCAtttcttcagaccgggttgtttgccagtcctgtacctactgctgctccagctcctactccacagcctagtgtttggactgccgagcagcgtgcagagtttctgagacagcagcagatcctacaccagctccagcacccctcagctcagtcactcacgttcgagtcaccttcacagcctgaggtgctccgtccgtccgtcgtgcgccccactcagccagacctgcctcccgtcacgtctgctcctctgACGGATTCCACGATCGTCGCCGAGCCAGCTTGTACCGCcactccagctacttctgctgctccgacgactccagtcgagcagaagtcttcttcggtcgacgacgactggacggacgacgacgccgacgactccgccgctcagttttccaccggacccagcaggaagaccccgccttctccagctcaggattagatagcctttctttttggtgctttgttgccaaagggggagatagatagggggagtagagatagggggagcttggtggtttgtggcgtgtttggatcttcatggtttttgtgtatggacatgttatttggatattgtgtatgctctgtgttgacatgtccctacatgtgctttatttcgagtaatgcatgcttgtttatcgcttTCAATTTCTTAAAGtatgtatctctactttgtgttgtcatcaatcaccaaaaagggggagattgaagtgcatctaggccgatagatgtaatggtaagtttcggtgattaatgacaaccgtatgcgactaacgtgtgttttgaaggaaaaattaatgattaatttagtctcatatgaaatgcgaaaagagacccctcaattcggaacaaccatgcgtgccaaggactcaatttcaaagattaaggacctctctagtctcaagtgtcactaggagatgaaggacacttgatttagatagggtttatagtttttagttcttgactgtactattaagaggggttcatgagttagtagcttgatcaaaattgagttgacCTTAGAAATCATGCACACTCGCTCTaaaacagcccaagatggtaaatagaagtcaacacaacacttggaagaagaaacaatcgaagttacattcgaatccaagtcaattcagctgaaaacaatgaaaaacagcagcaccggttgaaccggtgccctagcatcggagcatccgatgcttggcggaaggaccgatgccctgtcggtctatcttctctggatgaagacAGAaatcaagtctagcaccggttgaaccgatggtcaaaaaaataagcaccggtgcaatggaagttctttgttccagagagcatgttttggtggacttcaacttctcttcagcaccggttgaaccgacgcttcggaatcaaagcaccggggGAGGGGCACGGGCCCCGGCTGAGAAGGTATAACGGCCAATACACCCGTGATCCTTTactcgagtttttttttaatatgtGTGAGGCCCGTACCAAGTGGTTGTTGCCACTCCATTATCCACCAACACTGATTATTATTATTGTTGCTAGCAGCTAGTGACAGGAATCAATATCTTTCTTAGGTCTCTCGCCAGCCAAGAGAGTGAGTAGCAGAGGTTGTCATATGGTTAATCAGGTGGCATGCTAGCACGGATCTAAGATATTTATGATTATTTAGATATGAATTTTCATAAATATGGGATGCAAGATCTTCCCCATGGCATTGTGTTGTAGGAAGAAGAGACCTCACGGGTGGAGAAAATCTTTGAACTCCTCCCCCGGCACTCATACACAATGGCACTGCAACTCTTGTGAGACTAGACCGGCCTTAGACTTGTGTTTTGGAGTATGACGGACCAGAGAATTTTTAATGTGCTCCACTGAAGAGAGTATGGAGGGAGGAATTATTACTCCTCGACCTCTGAAATTCTAGGAGTCAAGTAACGCAAAACGGAAGTCACAAAATGTCCTTCCAATTTGGATCTACACAAGAAGCAGTCGCCACGTTGTCCAAACGTCTGAGCCCACCATTCGCGGTCGAGCGCCTGCCActgttcgcggcggcggcggcggcggcggcggagacggtTCAGCGTGCGCGCCCGTGGCGATCGAGCAGGAGCCAGGAGAGTGTCTCTAGCGCGTGTTCGACGCCCGGTGTCGCCTCGACCGCGAGCCGCGCCGGCTGGCAACGTGCTGCGCGCAGTTGAAGCGACGGAGAACGCCACACGAATTGCAGAACCCCCCGCCAAACACGCCCGGCCGCCCTTCAGAACCAACGGAGCTCAGAAGGCTAGGCTGATCGACGACGTTGCCAGATTTGTCCCTGCTCAGCAGGCTGCCCTTCTCGAGGCCACGCTGAACTCCGAGGGCAGGACCGTCTTTCGACGTGCCCCATGCCCTGCCGCTGCATTGCTATTTGTCAGTGCCCTCATCTCCCTTCCAACTTCCAATTGTCGCAGACTCGCAGTAGCCTGCAAGATGACGGGGGCGGCGGACTTCCATGCCCAGGCCGATGCCCTCTTCAGGAAGAACCTCGCGATCCAGGTATCTATCTTGCAGTCTCCGTCCCCTGATCCCTCCACCGTTTCCCGATTCTTTTCGCATCGAGTCGTCTGCTGGAGATGTCTGAGATCAAGCTGATGCGCTCGATCCAACTAACAATCCGCAGAAGCGCGCGTGCAAGACGAACTGCTGCATCGTGCTGTTCCCGCTGATCGTGTGCGGGCTGCTCGGGGCGACGCAGTCGATCATCGACAGCTTCTtcacggcgggcggcgacgacgaggccgaCTGCAAGGCCTGCGCCGGCGCGCGCCTCCGCGAGGACGCCGTCGGGGGCCCGTCGTGCGCGATGGAGTGCCCGCTGCCGGCGGCCCCGCGGTGGCCCGTCGCGCTGCTGCTCCCCGGGGGGAACGAGGACGCCACCGGGGAGgacagggcggcgccgccgccgcccgacgacGCCGCTaataaagaagaagaatcgCCCGAGGACCTCCTCAAGTCCCTGATGAAGCCGCCCAAGTGCAGGAGCACCGAGTCGTGCGCGGCGCCGGCCAAGTTCCTCGTCACCGGCGGCAACAAATCATTTGTAGAAAGTACATGTTCATCATGCAGATCATGGCGGATTCCTTTGTTCGATCGATTCGTTGCAAAATGTTGTCCCCCTAGCTAATTCTAAAACCTGATGATGCTCTTGCAGGTCTCACGGGCAACATGCTCCCGCCACACGCGTCGGCGAACCTGACGGCTAACATCTCCGGCCTGGCTGATTTTGCTCTGGTTGGTTGCATCATTGCTTGTTGTGTGATCGTGTCATTGTGTGGTTCTCGTCAGCTGAGCAGGTCTGATTACTTTTGCATGCAGGCAACAGATGCAAATGGGCTTGGCGCTCGTAACTATGACTCCGCATTTGGTATGGGGGCGCTTTACTTCCTTCAGAGCAAATGCACTCCCAATTCTACACTTTCATTTGAAGTTCAGAACGGTCCAGAAAAGTCCACCAAGGGTGAGGTACTTAACTCACCTAGATATACAGAGAAAGCAAATACTGTCTAAGTTTTTAAGTATGACACCATCGGTCCAGACTAGACTTTGAAAAGATCTGGTGCCATTAATAGATGAATCCTAACAGCTATTGCTAACTGAAACATCTGAACAGCTGCAAAATGCACTCAAGGATTCTTTGACTGGTGTGAGAGTTCAGAAGTCATGAACAATGAATTGTATAGAGGTTACAACGAAGACAAGACCAAGAAAAGGGTGCAGAATAATAATGCTGTTGTTTCAGGTTTTACTATTCCATTATTGGTTCCTTTTTGTCCCCAAAACTGATATTCTTATTAATCGGCTATGTAACCTGTATTCTTCTGCTTACAGCATATGATCTCACAAACTCAGACCTCAAGAAGTTCAACTTTATTGTCCAATACAATCCTGACAAACAAAACGTGCTTCGGGTTGCACGGTTAATGAATCTGGTAATAACATCTTTTTCTCAACTTGGAAGAGAACATCCAGATCATATCTCTTGTGTATCATAAGAAGCCAAGCTGTCGAATAAAGTCCAAACTTCAGTTTATACATTTCCTTCTTGTTTTACAAACTGTGGTTTTATAGAGCTTATAGCTATTTTGCAGGCCTCAAACGCATACCTTCAATTGAGGGGTAATAATACTAAGCTGCGATTTGGGTTTGTTAAAGACATGCCTAGAGATGGTCACCCTCTAAAGCCTCCTGATATGTCTTTCCTAGTGGGCAAGCTGATTTTTGTATGGATTGTGATGCTTCTATTCCCGGTAAGACCTGTTTTTACCATAGATTAGAATTACTATTTTGAAACTATTTTCTTTTCCAATATTGAAATTAAATACTTAACCAGGAGAATCGGACAATGTTAAAGTATTTTTTTACATGAAAAAACAACATAATAGAACAGACGTATCTTATTAAATATTGACTACAGCTATAGTGGAAAGAGGTCCcattggaggggggggggggagaagaGACCAAACTCTGATATTAATGTAATGTTATGTTATGAATATAATTTCTTGTCCTATGAGGACTCTAGGGCAAACACATATATGTTTACATGTGTGGTTAATATGCACAAAACCCCTTATACAATAGGGAAACATAAAAGAGGAAAACAGACAATTAATCATTATACTACAATAATATATTGAAATTGCAGGTCATCCTGAGCAGTTTAGTCTATGAGAAGCAGCAGAAGCTAAGGGCTATGATGAAGATGCATGGCTTAGGGGATATAGCATACTGGACTATATCCTATTGCTACTTTCTTCTCATATCGCTAATTTATATGCTCTTATTGGTTACATTTGGCTCCGTTGTAGGTAATATGACACCTTTCAGACTTGTATGGAAAAGCTCCATTAAGTTTGCTTTATTACTCCCTAAGCTAATGGTTGCACAAATTCCAAAAAAAGTTAACTGATTTAAATGTGCTTTCATTTCTCTCGTTAATAATATCTGCTTTGTCTCAGAATATCTTTCAAAACACATATCATGGTCCTTCTGTAATTGCTCTTTTTGTCTTGGGTGGAATTACTTCACTTCAGAAATTAATTTACTTGTCTTTCTATTTCCAGGTAT
This window of the Panicum virgatum strain AP13 chromosome 1K, P.virgatum_v5, whole genome shotgun sequence genome carries:
- the LOC120651234 gene encoding glutamic acid-rich protein-like, with the protein product MKNITIGQVKPKEEVEEQQASSNQVEVTSKDDSKDEDKSTSSHHHDESSDEEDDASPPFHDAQDEQVVEEQLPFDDTHITSEQAQAQDQDDESLEESTSQAQERLTRTSRNHPIDLVMGNPSSGMKLLRTRIG